The following are encoded together in the Lathyrus oleraceus cultivar Zhongwan6 chromosome 3, CAAS_Psat_ZW6_1.0, whole genome shotgun sequence genome:
- the LOC127126028 gene encoding uncharacterized protein LOC127126028: MDSARSWLSKFQPRDRLRAPTRKKDDVMGGAEDSDVSVDDESLSNVTKQKVAAAKQYIENHYKEQMKSLQERKERRTVLEKKLADADVSEEDQNNLLKFLEKKETEYMRLQRHKMGVEDFEMLTMIGKGAFGEVRVCREKTTDHVFAMKKLKKSEMLRRGQVEHVRAERNLLAEVDSNCIVKLYCSFQDDDYLYLIMEYLPGGDMMTLLMRKDTLTEDEARFYVGETVLAIESIHKHNYIHRDIKPDNLLLDKYGHLKLSDFGLCKPLDCSTLEESDFSIGQNANGTGQSDDRAGPKRTQQEQLENWQKNRRTLAYSTVGTPDYIAPEVLLKKGYGMECDWWSLGAIMYEMLVGYPPFYSDDPMSTCRKIVNWRSHLKFPEEARLSPEAIDLISQLLCNVSHRLGSNGAVEIKSHPFFEGVQWEKLYQMEAAFTPEVNDELDTQNFEKFEEADCQTHSSSRAGPWRKMLSSKDFNFVGYTYKNFEIVNDYQVPGMAELKKTSKPRRPSVKSLFDGDSETSEVSDITDVSASNQPTQ; encoded by the exons ATGGATTCGGCGAGGAGTTGGTTATCAAAGTTTCAACCGCGAGATAGACTGAGAGCTCCGACGAGGAAGAAGGACGATGTTATGGGCGGAGCGGAGGATTCCGATGTGTCTGTTGATGATGAGAGTCTTTCGAATGTTACTAAGCAGAAGGTAGCGGCTGCGAAACAGTATATTGAGAACCATTACAAGGAACAGATGAAGAGTCTTCAAGAGAGGAAGGAGCG GCGGACTGTCTTGGAAAAGAAGTTGGCTGATGCAGATGTCTCCGAGGAAGATCAAAATAACCTACTTAAATTTCTAGAGAAGAAGGAAACTGAATATATGCGTCTTCAGAGGCATAAAATGGGTGTTGAGGATTTTGAGATGTTGACTATGATTGGAAAAGGCGCATTTGGGGAG GTCAGAGTCTGCAGGGAAAAGACTACGGATCATGTATTTGCAATGAAAAAGCTAAAGAAATCAGAAATGCTTCGAAGAGGCCAG GTTGAACATGTTAGAGCGGAGAGGAATCTCCTTGCAGAGGTTGACAGCAATTGCATAGTCAAACTTTATTGTTCTTTCCAGGATGATGATTATCTATATCTTATTATGGAGTATCTACCGGGAGGGGATATGATGACTCTACTTATGAGAAAGGATACATTGACCGAAGACGAAGCCCGATTTTATGTAGGAGAAACAGTTCTGGCTATTGAATCTATACATAAACACAATTATATACATAG GGATATTAAGCCTGATAACTTATTACTTGATAAATACGGACACTTGAAACTATCAGATTTTGGATTATGTAAACCGTTAGACTGTAGTACACTTGAAGAATCAGATTTTTCTATTGGTCAGAATGCAAATGGAACTGGACAGAGTGATGATCGTGCAGGTCCGAAGCGTACGCAACAAGAGCAATTGGAAAACTGGCAGAAAAACAGGAGGACCCTT GCTTATTCTACTGTTGGTACACCAGATTATATTGCCCCAGAAGTTCTATTGAAGAAAGGTTATGGGATGGAATGTGATTG GTGGTCACTTGGAGCTATTATGTATGAAATGCTGGTGGGATATCCACCTTTTTATTCTGATGATCCAATGTCAACATGCAGGAAG ATAGTAAACTGGAGGTCTCACTTGAAATTTCCTGAAGAAGCAAGGCTATCTCCGGAGGCCATAGATCTTATAAGTCAGCTTTTGTGTAATGTCAGCCACAGACTGGGGTCAAATGGTGCAGTTGAAATAAAG TCTCATCCATTCTTTGAAGGTGTTCAATGGGAAAAGTTGTATCAAATGGAAGCTGCATTTACTCCTGAAGTAAATGATGAGTTAGATACTCAAAATTTTGAAAAGTTTGAAGAG GCTGACTGCCAGACTCATTCCTCATCAAGAGCTGGTCCATGGAGAAAG ATGCTTTCATCCAAGGACTTCAATTTTGTGGGATACACATACAAGAACTTTGAAATTGTAAACGACTATCAAGTTCCTGGGATGG CTGAACTGAAGAAAACCTCCAAACCTAGGAGGCCATCTGTCAAGTCGCTGTTTG ACGGGGACTCGGAGACTTCTGAGGTGTCTGATATTACAGATGTGTCTGCAAGCAATCAACCTACTCAATGA
- the LOC127126027 gene encoding casein kinase 1-like protein 10, whose amino-acid sequence MDHVIAGKFKLGRKIGSGSFGELYIAVNVQTGEEVAVKLEPVKTKHPQLHYESKLYMLLQGGTGVPHLKWFGVEGDYNVMAIDLLGPSLEDLFNYCNRKLTLKTVLMLADQLINRVEYMHSRGFLHRDIKPDNFLMGLGRKANQVYIIDYGLAKKFRDLQTHKHIPYRENKNLTGTARYASVNTHLGIEQSRRDDLESLGYVLMYFLRGSLPWQGLKAGTKKQKYDRISEKKMTTSIEVLCKSYPSEFGSYFHYCRSLRFEDKPDYSYLKRLFRDLFIREGYQFDYIFDWTILKYPQISGSSRGRHDSGKAAMNAGPSIQRPEKTSVGKELRERFSGAVEAFSRRNPTSSSPRRDHSKHRGFEDVAAMPKDAHHDQEKGRNSGRYGSSSRRPIISSTSKPSSSGDHTDSRTGRLTSSGSRPSTAHRVQPMYETKQPTYTRPGSTRGNRDDPLRSFELLSIRK is encoded by the exons ATGGATCATGTGATTGCTGGGAAGTTTAAGCTTGGAAGGAAAATTGGAAGTGGGTCTTTTGGGGAGCTTTATATAG CTGTTAATGTACAAACTGGTGAGGAGGTAGCTGTCAAGCTG GAGCCCGTGAAGACCAAGCATCCGCAGCTTCACTATGAATCAAAATTGTATATGCTTCTTCAAGGAGGAA CTGGGGTGCCTCACCTGAAGTGGTTTGGAGTTGAGGGAGACTACAATGTGATGGCGATCGACCTTCTTGGACCTAGTCTGGAAGATCTGTTCAATTATTGTAACCGGAAGTTAACATTGAAGACAGTGTTAATGCTTGCTGATCAATTA ATTAACAGGGTTGAATATATGCATTCAAGAGGTTTCCTTCACCGTGACATAAAGCCAGACAATTTTTTAATGGGCCTAGGACGTAAAGCAAATCAG GTCTACATCATTGACTATGGCCTCGCCAAAAAATTCAGAGATCTTCAgactcataagcacataccataCAG AGAAAACAAGAACCTTACAGGCACAGCTCGGTATGCGAGTGTGAACACTCATCTTGGAATTG AACAAAGCAGAAGGGATGATCTGGAATCTCTTGGTTACGTTCTCATGTACTTCTTAAGAGGAAG TCTTCCCTGGCAGGGACTGAAGGCGGGTACCAAAAAACAAAAATATGATAGGATCAGTGAGAAGAAGATGACAACTTCCATAGAG GTGCTTTGCAAATCATATCCCTCAGAGTTCGGATCATACTTCCACTACTGCCGATCTTTGCGGTTTGAAGACAAGCCTGACTACTCCTATTTAAAGAGGCTTTTTCGAGATCTATTTATTCGAGAAG GCTATCAATTTGACTATATTTTTGATTGGACTATATTGAAGTATCCGCAGATCAGTGGAAGCTCTCGAGGGAGG CATGACAGTGGCAAGGCGGCTATGAATGCAGGGCCATCCATACAGAGGCCAGAAAAGACCTCAG TCGGGAAAGAGCTTCGAGAGAGATTCTCTGGGGCTGTTGAAGCATTCTCGCGGAGGAACCCAACAAGTTCTAGTCCTCGCCGCGATCATTCTAAACATAGGGGTTTTGAAGATGTAGCAGCGATGCCCAAGGATGCG CATCATGATCAAGAAAAGGGACGCAATTCTGGCCGATACGGCAGCAGTTCAAGAAGACCTATAATCTCATCAACATCCAAGCCAAGTTCATCTGGTGATCATACTGACAGTCGTACTGGCCGTCTGACCTCATCTGGTAGCCGTCCATCAACCGCACATAGAGTGCAACCTATGTACGAGACCAAACAACCAACCTACACACGACCAGGATCTACCAGAGGCAACCGCGATGATCCTCTGCGGAGTTTTGAACTCCTCTCTATCAGGAAGTAA